The DNA segment ATACCAAAGTGCTTGAAACTCAACACATTTAGGAACCTTGAAGATGTAAACGCatgaaactaaaaaaatattaaacaccAAATGATAATTGTAATGTAAGAAAcgtaatttattattcttcaCCATTCTTTTGATCAGTTTCTCTCTCAGGAATCTCAATTCTCAGTGATTTAGACCGATATAATAAAAGGGGATACTTGGAAAATATCGCAGGATCCATTTGCAATAAAAGCGACAGAGTTTTCGGAGTCGGTCGGTCATTTGGATCACGATACCAACAGTGTTTAATAATGCTTTTGATGTGCCACGAATCGGGATaacaatcaattttattaatatacagtGAAACACCTAAAGCGAAAGGAAATTAAATCGATGctgattatttttaagttgtcTTACCATTTTTGATCATTTCTTCGATAGCCAACGAATTCGTTACTTTGTCGTCGTCAAATGGTTTCTTTCTTACTAATATTTGCCAGCATataatgccaaaaataaaaacattcgTCTTCATTGCGCATACTCCAAGGTAATcctaattgaattaaaataatctcaattttatttagaaaGATGTTGAAAGGTATACATACAAGTGCATTTGGATCTTCGCCCTGGTCAATGGCGCTCATTAGTTTGGGATATACGGCAGCTCTTTTAATTAAACCAtaatttccgatttttaatgttttatatttgttacaaagcaacaaattttgtgtTCTTAGAGCTGAATGTAGCATGTCTTTGCTATGCAAGTAGTCCATACCCTATAAGTAATTTGAAATGGTTTATTCAACTCACATTGGATACAAGTTTACAAACCTTGGCACATTGCATCATCCAATTTAGTTTGCCAACATAACTAATTTCGTGTTTCGATCGATACAAAAAATCATGGAGGGTTCCACAGTCTGCATACTGAATCAGCATACATATTCTATTGTCGTGTGTCTTACAGACATCATAAAAtgttacaatatttttgtggcacAGACCTTTTAGTTCACCACCGAGATCGAGGATATGTTTTTCTATGTCTATCTTTGAAATAACatcttgtattatttttgctgcAACGCATTTGCTGTAACTTTCAGTTCGCCAACGAGCTTTGTAGACGTCACAATAGCTTCCATGTTCGATCTGTTGTTGAAATACAATATCATTAATAAATGTTCCACATGATTACATTTGCTTACCATTTCTACTAATTCTATATCGTCAAAGCGAAAGCCTATATCATTTTTTGCTATCAACATTAATATCACAAATCACTTCCTTCATACTCGGCCTCAGCTCAGGATCTTGATCCCAGCACTCTTCAATACTTTGTTTGATTAAATGCgaatttgcaaatttcattatGTCATTTACATTCGGACGCACACCTgaaaaaaatgtcaattaaaaaaaaaaaaattccaaggGATATTCGACTAGTTGTACCTTCTGAAACTTTCTTTTGAATTGCCAATGGATGCATGTCCTTTAAGTCCTCGAAAGGCTTCTTCCGTGACATGACTTCCCAGAAAATAATCCCAAAGCTAAAAACGTCACACTTTTCCGTGTATTTCCCATTTGCGTCCTATGTGAATAAAATAATCGAAATGGAATACTAGcgacatatatatttaaataataaatatactaaccATAAGTTCTGGGGCCATGTATCGAATGGTTCCTATGAATTCCGTATTAATCGTAGTAAGTTGTTTCACTGTCCCAAAATCGCATATCTTCAATGTTCGATATTTATCGAAAAGCAACAAGTTCTGAGTTTTAAGATCCCGGTGTACTGTATTATTACTATGTAAATAATCCATTCCctaaagagaaagaaaatcgAATTCaataactacaaaaaatatttaagattttaagcTTACCTTGGCACATTGCTTCATCCAGTTTATCTTGTCAAGGTAGCTGACGTCGTTATCTGAGCAATGCAAGAAATTGTAGAGTGATCCACAATCTGCAAATTCCAAAAGCATACAAATGCTATTGTCGGGATCTTTTGCGACTCCATATAGCGTGACAATGTTCCTATGATTAAACTGTTTTAGATTCCGAATTTCGGCCAAAACCTCTGTCTCCTTAATTCTTTTTCCCGTTTCTGTATCTGAAGTGTTttcttgaattatttttactgCAATACTCTTAGTTTGCCAAATTGCTTTGTGAATAACACCATAACTGCCACTGCCAATCTATGggagaaatttaaaaattaatacaatatgtaatgcatttatgaatgaattaaattcttttgttttttacctTTTTCCCCAAATGAATACCGCTGTAGCTCACGTTAATATCTACGTTGTCCATTATTGAATACCACAAACTGACTAAAGTTTTTAATCTACTTTTGCTTCTTTCTTGTCGATTTGTTTATTACGTTGATAAGAAATTCTTATCGATAAACTTAACACTGTTGTATATACATTTGCGGATgtttaggttttttttgtattattcataTATGCAATTTCCGTTAATTGTAGAGAAGAAATCACATTGTATATATCTTTTTTGAGTGTTTGGAATTggctttatttattgttgtctCAGAAAAATCCCGCTGATAGACAGAGCagacatatgtatgcatacatGTTAGATATTGTATTAGAATGCCTCATTCTGCCTATATTTCTCAGCTCTcaacacttttatttatgtttactaTAAGTAAGGCTTTTCGTTTGTTGCAAACTAAAATCTGCATCGCAAATATTTGTCAATGGTTCAATACGGTGGACTAGATCAGGGAACATGGTAAAGACTCTGGGATCGAAGTGAAGCAGAACAGACAATTTATTGATCGTAGGGCGATTTTCTGGATTTCTCGAGAAGCACATATGAATTATGTATTTGATGTGATCCGAATCCTCATAAATAGGGAAGACATCCAGGTTAGGTCGACCACCTGAATTTGATGAATATTAAAAGGATGGAtattaaaagataaattttTCTCAccattaataataaagttaGAGATATCTGATGGATTGATGTCATTGAAGGGTTTCCTTCTACACATTACTTCCCAGAATATAATTCCAAAGCTAAAAACATCACTTTTTTCCGTATGCATATGTGTTTCCTACATAAatggaataaataaaaataaaaatattgtataagtCTACTTATACTTATGTAGATAAACTTCTGGAGCCGTATAATGAACTGGGCCAATAAACGTATCATTTAAATGAAGTCGCTTCACTGCAATAAAATCCCCGATTTTCAATGTACGATATTCATCGAAAAGCATCAAGTTCTTTGATTTCAGGTCTCGGTGACTTATTCCTATGCTAAGCAGATGTTCCATACCCTGTAAGGAAGTGGCGAACATATACAATCACTGGATAAATCcagataataataacatacCTTGACAAATTGAAGCATCCAATTTAGCTTTACAATATAAGAAATTTTGATTTCCGTATGATGTAAACAATTATGAAGTGATCCACAGTCTGCAAGCTcaaaaagcaagcaaattCTGTTGTCGTGCGTTTTTGAGATGTCATATAATGTTACAATATTTTCATGCTTTAAGTTCTTTAGATAGTAGATTATGCTGAGGGTACTTTGTTCATATTTGAAATCCGGAATGCAACTTCTATTAATATGCGCAGCAACATCTTTGTATTGGCCTTCGGTATACCAAGTTGCTTTGTAGACATCGCTATATTTACCGCTGGCAACCTACGTGAGAATAAAATCTCTCATGTAATTAGTTTACTTGGAATGATTGTTCACTCTTACCATTTTTCCTAACTCTAAGTCATCGAAGTTTACATTACAGTAAACTAtacgatttatttttaaaataccaaTCAGCTCTTTCATACACGGCCTAATTTGAGGATCTTCTTTCTAGCACTCTTCAATAGTTAGTTTGAAGAGATCCGACCCCTCATAGGTTTTTGCATCATTTATATTTGGCCGTAGACCTAGAATAAAAGATAGTTAGATAGATTGTATTGTACCTTctacaattttcttttgaattgcCAATGGATGCATGTCTTTTAAGTCCTCGAAAGGCTTCTTCCGAGACATGACTTCCCAAAATATAATCCCAAAGCTAAAAACGTCACACTTCTCTGTATATTTCCCATTTGCGtcctatataaataaaataatcacaatGTAGTACTAGCaacatatgtatagtatattaaaatacaaaatataattacaacaaGTTCTGGGGCCATGTATCGAATGGTGCCAATGAATTCCGTATTAATCGTAGTAAGTTGTTTTACTGTTCCAAAATCcctatttttaatgtttgatACTTATCGAAAAGCAACAAGTTCTGAGTTTTAAGATCCCGGTGGACTGTATTATTACTATGTAAATAATCCATTCCCTAAAGAGAAAGCAAATCGAATTCAATaactaaagaaatatttaagattttatgtTTACCTTGGCACATTGCTTCATCCAGTTTATCTTGTCAACGTAGCTGACGTCGTTATCCGAACAATGCAAAAAATTGTAGAGTGATCCACAATCTGCAAACTCAAAAATCATACAAATGCTATTGTCGGGATCTTTTGCGACTCCATATAGCGTGACAATGTTCCTATGATTAAACTGTTTAAGATTCCGAATTTCGTTCAAAACATTCCTCTCCTTATTGATAATTTCTGTTTCGGAATCTTGATTGTTGTCTTGAATTATTTTCActgcaattttcttttgttggtCACTAGCTTGCCAAATTGCTTTGTGAACCACTCCATAGCTGCCACATccaatctaaaatatatttatttattgatttgtaCGTAAGAGAAAGATATTATTCTCTTCTTACTCTTTTCCCCAATTTTATCTTACTGTAGCTCTCGTTAATATCCACGTTGTCCATAGTTGACTGACACAAGCTGACTAAAAGTTTTTAATCTATTTTTGACGGTTTGTTGACGAATTGCTTATCACAAAGATAAGAAATTCTTATCGATATCTGGCAATAAAGTTGTAATCGATGTTTGATAAGTTTGAGTATATGTAGGTTCCTTAGAAATCATAATTTCATTCGGATTAGACAAAATTAGGATATTATGGTTTTTAGATTTTATATGATAAATTTTTATGAGCAATGCGTGAATATATTGGTATTAGATTATATTaacctggtatattttgtagggTATAAcgatatatacaaatattagaCACATTATGTGCTAATTACAACTATTCGATATTAGATGTTAATGTGTCGCAATCCTCTTTTAGAAATCGAAAATCTTCATCACATATGTCCTGCAATGGCTTAGCCGCTGACAGTAAGTTGGGAATGTAGACAAACGAATAGGGATCAAAGCCAAGAAAGAATGCCAGTACCTTCATTGTCGGCCGCTGAGATGAATCGTCTTTCCAGAACTCTTCTATCATGAGCTTAATGTGAGTGGAGTGTTTATAGCTCTTAATGTCATTTATGTTCGGACGTTCACCTgtaattattatcaattataaCTAACTGCTggatattttaaattactcttaccattaataatttttatttggatAGCTATCGCATCCATTAAATTATAGTTATGAAAGGGCTTCATCCTAGACATTATTTCCCACAAAacaatgccaaagctaaaaaCATCACACTTTTCCGTGTAACATCCTCTTCCCGtctgtaaataaatgacatCAACTGTAGAGATTTTTGTCCttatagaatataaaattattcttaCAGAAATTTCTGGAGCcatataaacatatgtacCAATGGATTCCGTATTAACAGTTTCAAGATCTTTCACTGTACCAAAATcgcatatttttatagtacGGTATTTTTCAAAGAGCAAAATGTTTCGAGACTTTAGATCTCGatggaattttttttgctatgtAAATACTCCATTCCCTAAAGATAAGAACGATCGGATAATATAACCAtcaaaaacattaaacaatattattcataCCTTGGCAATCTGCAACATCCAATTCAGCTTGACGTCGTATGATATTTCaatattcttattcttatGCAAGAAGTTGTAAAGTGATCCACAATCTGCGTATTCAAAAATCATGCATATTCGAGCTTCAAGATTTTTTGCTAATCCATAGAAAGTGACAATATTTTGGTGTTTAAGAACTTTTAAGTTTCGAATCTCCCTTAAAATATCGCTTTCattgcttttaataattttaataacaatgtCTTTGTTCTCACTTATCCAATGTGCTTTGTACACTTCACCAAAGCTGCCCAAATCAATCTATAATCATTAATAGCATTAGTAATGTTGTatgttaacaaaataaatctaaattacTTACAAAATGACCCAAGTGAAGATTCTCGTAGCTCACATTAAAATCAATGTTGTCCATTGTTGACGTTGACTGACACAATGAATGCGACAATATTTGATGATGCGCTCTTTACACTGATAAGAAAATACCGATAATTTATTCTCATAATTACGTTTTAAACGATGCTTCTAAAGCTATTCACTTAATCcgctgttgcatacttttaggcaaaaataattttgatttccttattaattttaaaattcgtGTATATGAGAGCaacctttttaaattaaatttattgaataacaaAGATGTAATGATGTTTTTCAAGAAGTGAATAGTGATTTGCTTAGTGAAAATTATATAtcattatatgtatttatatttgatttagtGTTCACTTTTCGTTGGCTTCACTGTTGAACCTTCTTATCTATCCACTATCATATCTCGACATTTTTGCTTCGGCATTGACATTTCATATTAATGTTATGAATCAAGGTGTACAcctaaatacaataataatttaaagatattCAGAATAGTGAAATGGACATTAATGTGAACTTCGACGAtctaaaattttgcaaaattgtaAGAAAAGACAACACTTCAGCACTTTCAGTAAaccaaaaacacatttaatcaTTTTGCTTTATCTATTTAGATTGCAAGTGGTGGCTTTAGTGATGTGTACAAAGCATATTGGCAAGCTAAAAATCGTAGAATAGAAGTAGCtgcgaaaataattaaacCTTTGGTTAAAGAAGATGACATTCTTAGAGAGATCCTCAAACTAAAACAGTTTAATCATCAGAACATTGTAACATTCTTTGGTACCGCAAGGAAGCTCGATAATAaagttgttttgatttttgagcATGCGGACTGTGGATCCCTTTACGATTTCTTGCatcacaaaaatatgcaagtttCCTACGTTGGTAAACTAAGTTGGATGCTTCAATGTGCTAAGGTTGGTTTATAATGCCATGTTTTTAAGAAGTGACAGTagattattttctatttttttaggGTATAGATTACTTGCATAGCAAAAACACAATTCATCGTGAtctcaaaacacaaaacttgtTGCTTTTCAACAAACATAGAGTATTGAAGATATGCAATTTTGACACAGTAAAGAAATTCGCTATGAAAAATACTGAAGACACTGGAACATTCAGTTATATGGCTCCAGAAGTATATGTAAGTCTAATGTCCCATGGAAttatgttaaacaaaataaatcaatacaCGACTTATGTAATGCACACAGGATGATAGCGAAAAGTACTCGGAAAAGTCTGATGTTTTTAGCTTTGGAATCATTGTCTGGGAAGTAATGTCAAGGCTAAAGCCTTTCTACGAGTTAAACAGTGCCTTTCATACAACAAttcaaatggaaattaataaGGGTAAGTCAAAAAATCCCATATTTACCGTTAATGCTCTAATCTTGGCCATTACAGGCGTACGTCCGAATGTCAAAGATATGAGGAATTATAACAACTTCGAGCACATTACATTCATTATCAAACAATGCTGGAGCCAAGATCGAGATCAACGACCCACAATGAAGGAACTGATATTTTTCCTTGGCTTCGATCCAAGATCGTTTCGCTACAATCCTGACTTACTGTTAACGGGGAGGCCATTGCGAGATATATGTGATAAAGACTTTAGAGTTTAATTGTTAATACGATCGCAACACACATTTACAAAACTAAtatgaaatacttaaatactcGTAATATCAATCGAAAGAAAAGCGTTTTCTTATCATTTCTTGTTGGGTTACTGATGAGATAAGGCTGTACTGAGAAGTTAGTCGTATTTACAATTCACGCAGACAAGTCACGTCGATGTTTATCCGGTCGCTTGTTTCGACATTTTttctaataatatataaaatataaatatataaaatatagtatacgTTTGACATGGCGCGTTCAATAGATTGGAATGATTTAAGTGTCGATAAAATggtaatattcaattttcaatgattattaattaattccaCAATTAATAGCAACTAAACAGATTCTCGGATGGGGTAGCTATGGTGATGTATACGAAGCAACTTGGAACTCAATAGATGGCCCACAGAAAATCGCGATTAAAAAATTTAGACCCTTCATAAAAGACCTCACAATTGAAAAAGAATTCGGTTTGTTATCGTTAGCCAACCATGATAATATTGTAAGGTTTTTGGGTATCACAAAAGATGGGGATAATAGAACGGTTATGGTCATGGAATACGCAGAATGCGGTTCACTTTATAACATGCTGCATAATAATGGAATAAGCTTGGCATATACACGAAGGAATGGAGTTGGCTGGATGCTTCAATGCGCCAaggtaaattaaaaaattcataattgaaTAGCTTTCTTATTCGTCAATCTAATTAATAGGGTGTTGAATACCTTCATAAATTTAGTCCGAAAATTCTACATCGTGATCTAAAACCCCAAAATTTACTACTTTTCAATGATTGTCgtacattgaaaatatgcgaTTTTGGCACAGCTAAGGAATTGGCTACCAAGATGTCAAATGGAGTTGGCACTGCTCGATATATGGCACCAGAGGTACGCACTCTTCTGAGTTAGATAAATATTGTACTAATTCAGATTACACAAAATAAGGTCAGTATAGAAAACTCCTACACTGAGAAATGCGATGTTTATAGTTTCGGCATCACATTTTGGGAAGTAATGTCAAAAAAGAAGCCATTTTATCACTTGGGAGAAACTGTCGACTTTCATATTCAAAAGAAGGCCATAGAAggtaatttttaaaatgttggaCATATTCATTTACTTACCATTATTGCTTTTGTAGGCGACCGTCCACTCATAAATGACATACAAAATATGGACAAATCTGATCTGATAATAAAACTTATAGAACAGTGTTGGGATGGAGATTCTACGCAGCGACCAGCAATGCAAGACGTTATAAGagatatacattttttgtattcaaataACAAAGAACACTTTAACATGGAAGAGCTAACTTTAGAGGACCATGACTCCTCTGAAAATCTGAAAGTTTTAGGAAATATAGGTATTTCCGCATATGAACATGGCGCAACTCCAGAAGCTATAACGCCAAAAGTTATAACAACAGAggtatttgttttgctttaaatagAATGCACAagttatttacatattttcttataatatGTAGTACATTGGCTCAGGAACATTTAGTGACGTTTTTAAGGCAATTTGGAGAACAGAAGAAGACGAGAAGATAATCGCAGTAAAAATATACAGGGGCAGAGTTTTAACAGAATCAACATTTGTTTCACGACTTCGCCATAGGAATATATTGACATATTATGACATAAGAACTAATACAGATCGCAGAACATGTCTACTCTCGGAGTATGCTGATTGCGGAAATCTCTATAATGCTCTACATCTAGGTGATTCTTCATATCAAAATGCTTTAACATGGATGCTTCAATTGGCCAAggtaaattttattaattatctTTGAATCGTGTAATAAAGTATTCTCTTTGAATTTGTAGGGTGTCGCATTTATGCATCAACAAAACATTATTCATGGCGATCTTAAACCAAAGAAACTGCTTCTGTTTAACAATTATCAGACTCTAAAGATTTCCTTATCGGATTTCATATGTATTAAGCCTACAACAATGACGAAAATGGTTGGAGAGTCGTATTACATGGCACCAgaagtttgtattttaaaagaataatttaatagATACGAGTATAACTGATGAAAATATTGTTCTTCCTAGATTGTAGAAGGGTCGAAGTACACAGAAAAGTGCGATGTTTATAGTTTTGGGATAATACTGTGGGAGGTGATTTCACGAAAGAAACCGTTCTACAATCTGGAGAATAAAACcagttactttattttaaataaagtaatagaAGGTAAGATACCtttgataattttattataagcTTATCATTTTATGCCTCTGCAGGTCTGCGGCCTGATGTGAATGTTGTGAACGGCATTCAACATTCTGCACAGATAAAAATGTGGATTACCAACTGCTGGGATGCAGATCCAGAGAAGCGGCCCACTATGCATGAGTTAATGACGAATTTTACAcatattgcataaataaatattaaaaatattagtttaaatatttatcttttatagAAAGAAATAACAGTTAAAGGCTATACATAAAAGCTTTCAAGCACAGTTCAAGCAAACTCTCGTTAAATAACCGAATACTTcgtttaaaaaaatgttaatttttttattgaaattcgtACAAAAATATCTTATTAAGGAAATTTAAAGTCTTCTTCACAAATATCTCTCAATCTATCAATTTCAAACAATAGATGTGGATACTTGATATAAACTCGAGGCTGAATGCCAAGAATGGTAGCCAATCTTCTCATGGTTGGTCTCATTAGTGGCTCTTTATCCCAGCACTTTTGAATTAATAGTTTTATGCAATTCAAAAACTCAAACTTTTTTAAGTTTGTCAATATCATCTATATTCGGACGCTTACCTTCTTGAATaggaaaaaa comes from the Drosophila sulfurigaster albostrigata strain 15112-1811.04 chromosome 2L, ASM2355843v2, whole genome shotgun sequence genome and includes:
- the LOC133838014 gene encoding putative mitogen-activated protein kinase kinase kinase 7-like isoform X2, whose amino-acid sequence is MLIQYADCGTLHDFLYRSKHEISYVGKLNWMMQCAKGMDYLHSKDMLHSALRTQNLLLCNKYKTLKIGNYGLIKRAAVYPKLMSAIDQGEDPNALDYLGVCAMKTNVFIFGIICWQILVRKKPFDDDKVTNSLAIEEMIKNGVSLYINKIDCYPDSWHIKSIIKHCWYRDPNDRPTPKTLSLLLQMDPAIFSKYPLLLYRSKSLRIEIPERETDQKNGEE
- the LOC133837960 gene encoding mitogen-activated protein kinase kinase kinase 20-like isoform X1; protein product: MARSIDWNDLSVDKMILGWGSYGDVYEATWNSIDGPQKIAIKKFRPFIKDLTIEKEFGLLSLANHDNIVRFLGITKDGDNRTVMVMEYAECGSLYNMLHNNGISLAYTRRNGVGWMLQCAKGVEYLHKFSPKILHRDLKPQNLLLFNDCRTLKICDFGTAKELATKMSNGVGTARYMAPEVSIENSYTEKCDVYSFGITFWEVMSKKKPFYHLGETVDFHIQKKAIEGDRPLINDIQNMDKSDLIIKLIEQCWDGDSTQRPAMQDVIRDIHFLYSNNKEHFNMEELTLEDHDSSENLKVLGNIGISAYEHGATPEAITPKVITTEYIGSGTFSDVFKAIWRTEEDEKIIAVKIYRGRVLTESTFVSRLRHRNILTYYDIRTNTDRRTCLLSEYADCGNLYNALHLGDSSYQNALTWMLQLAKGVAFMHQQNIIHGDLKPKKLLLFNNYQTLKISLSDFICIKPTTMTKMVGESYYMAPEIVEGSKYTEKCDVYSFGIILWEVISRKKPFYNLENKTSYFILNKVIEGLRPDVNVVNGIQHSAQIKMWITNCWDADPEKRPTMHELMTNFTHIA
- the LOC133838014 gene encoding mitogen-activated protein kinase kinase kinase 7-like isoform X1, coding for MDNVDINVSYSGIHLGKKIGSGSYGVIHKAIWQTKSIAVKIIQENTSDTETGKRIKETEVLAEIRNLKQFNHRNIVTLYGVAKDPDNSICMLLEFADCGSLYNFLHCSDNDVSYLDKINWMKQCAKGMDYLHSNNTVHRDLKTQNLLLFDKYRTLKICDFGTVKQLTTINTEFIGTIRYMAPELMDANGKYTEKCDVFSFGIIFWEVMSRKKPFEDLKDMHPLAIQKKVSEGVRPNVNDIMKFANSHLIKQSIEECWDQDPELRPSMKEVICDINVDSKK
- the LOC133837960 gene encoding putative mitogen-activated protein kinase kinase kinase 7-like isoform X2 yields the protein MELAGCFNAPSPKILHRDLKPQNLLLFNDCRTLKICDFGTAKELATKMSNGVGTARYMAPEVSIENSYTEKCDVYSFGITFWEVMSKKKPFYHLGETVDFHIQKKAIEGDRPLINDIQNMDKSDLIIKLIEQCWDGDSTQRPAMQDVIRDIHFLYSNNKEHFNMEELTLEDHDSSENLKVLGNIGISAYEHGATPEAITPKVITTEYIGSGTFSDVFKAIWRTEEDEKIIAVKIYRGRVLTESTFVSRLRHRNILTYYDIRTNTDRRTCLLSEYADCGNLYNALHLGDSSYQNALTWMLQLAKGVAFMHQQNIIHGDLKPKKLLLFNNYQTLKISLSDFICIKPTTMTKMVGESYYMAPEIVEGSKYTEKCDVYSFGIILWEVISRKKPFYNLENKTSYFILNKVIEGLRPDVNVVNGIQHSAQIKMWITNCWDADPEKRPTMHELMTNFTHIA
- the LOC133838059 gene encoding mitogen-activated protein kinase kinase kinase 7-like isoform X2, with translation MAPEISTGRGCYTEKCDVFSFGIVLWEIMSRMKPFHNYNLMDAIAIQIKIINGERPNINDIKSYKHSTHIKLMIEEFWKDDSSQRPTMKVLAFFLGFDPYSFVYIPNLLSAAKPLQDICDEDFRFLKEDCDTLTSNIE
- the LOC133838059 gene encoding putative mitogen-activated protein kinase kinase kinase 7-like isoform X1, translated to MSQIAKGMEYLHDQKKVHRDLKSKNLLLCNNYRTVKICDFGTIKELATVNTECIGTYAYMAPEICTGRGCYTEKCDVFSFGIVLWEIMSRMKPFHNYNLMDAIAIQIKIINGERPNINDIKSYKHSTHIKLMIEEFWKDDSSQRPTMKVLAFFLGFDPYSFVYIPNLLSAAKPLQDICDEDFRFLKEDCDTLTSNIE